A window of Argopecten irradians isolate NY chromosome 1, Ai_NY, whole genome shotgun sequence contains these coding sequences:
- the LOC138319027 gene encoding uncharacterized protein, which translates to MPRKKTWKTSLAKKNNRNRLVDTGHVKNSTYDITSDCVTSDGPVRLVDPGHSKNRTMRRGDTASLKRVPCLPSGACNLSELPSGAYNLPKLPSGAKNLPKLPSGAKNLPKLPSGAKNLYELPSGAKNLSELPSGAKNLYELPSGAKNLYELPSGAKKLSELPSGAKNLYELPSGAMNLLNEPLGAMNLLNEPSGTINMPNESSLTTKMNFGSVHQASEIFPTVSRGMQCTCNSLVSLISVKTEHYQTSKRQNVDDILLAGDELFRIRMAELKSTNTFVSKMLQFKELPLIVSLSGKNFKVQYHDQIYGCVTHSDWNDSQDSLNLQEGVDRLFSNHNEGLIIVGGICSALYLDSNKNPSIFDSHSHGSDGLSCVDGRAVEMNFQNTQHLVDFMFSYYRSANISMNSHCQFEIQPVTISTQTSGRKSLLDKYFDFQNDKALSKEEQSSAKRKMYMKHYMQKRRECSSFRERQNRCCVESKQKARENPEYKLKDRESNHKRIKKARQCEEFRESELKAKQRSREEIETKQKERKNTLKAKTKARQNKEFRESELKAKQRSREEIETKQKERKSTLKAKTKARQNKEFRESELKAKQRSREEIETKQKERKSTLKAMTKARQNKEFRESELKAKQRSREQIDTKQKERKSTLKAMTKARQNKEFRESELKAKQRSREKIETKQKERKSTLKAKTKARQNKEFRESELKAKQRSREELETKQKERKSTLKAKIKARQRKEYCDLEIEMKRLLRKNPLQLEKERLKKQENRKVHRQMERCRDKLSKATKRKTFALVDHERLLNKKKTHRLYN; encoded by the coding sequence ATGCCTCGTAAAAAGACATGGAAGACTTCCCTGGCAAAGAAGAACAACAGAAATAGACTCGTGGATACTGGCCACGTAAAAAATAGTACCTATGACATTACGAGTGACTGTGTGACGAGTGACGGACCTGTTAGACTTGTGGATCCTGGCCACAGTAAAAACAGGACCATGAGACGGGGGGATACCGCCTCCTTAAAAAGGGTACCATGTTTGCCTTCGGGCGCCTGTAACTTGTCTGAACTGCCTTCGGGCGCCTATAACTTGCCTAAACTGCCTTCGGGCGCCAAAAACTTGCCTAAACTGCCTTCGGGCGCCAAAAACTTGCCTAAACTGCCTTCGGGCGCCAAAAACTTGTATGAACTGCCTTCGGGCGCCAAAAACTTGTCTGAACTGCCTTCGGGCGCCAAAAACTTGTATGAACTGCCTTCGGGCGCCAAAAACTTGTATGAACTGCCTTCGGGCGCCAAAAAGTTGTCTGAACTGCCTTCGGGCGCCAAAAACTTGTATGAACTGCCTTCGGGCGCCATGAACTTGCTAAATGAGCCTTTGGGCGCCATGAACTTGCTAAATGAGCCTTCAGGCACGATTAACATGCCAAATGAGTCTTCACTAACCACGAAAATGAACTTTGGTTCAGTTCACCAAGCAAGTGAAATATTTCCAACAGTTTCAAGAGGAATGCAGTGTACTTGCAACAGTTTAGTTTCACTGATCTCTGTAAAAACTGAGCATTACCAAACATCAAAACGTCAAAACGTTGATGATATTCTCTTAGCTGGTGATGAGTTATTCAGAATAAGAATGGCAGaattaaaatcaacaaacaCATTTGTTTCAAAAATGCTTCAGTTTAAAGAGCTACCTTTGATTGTTTCCCTGTCAGGTAAAAACTTTAAAGTTCAGTATCATGATCAGATATATGGCTGTGTTACACATTCTGATTGGAATGATTCACAAGATAGCTTGAACCTACAGGAAGGTGTTGACAGATTATTTTCTAATCACAATGAAGGTCTTATTATTGTTGGAGGGATTTGTTCAGCTTTGTATCTAGATAGCAACAAAAACCCGTCAATATTTGATTCACACTCCCATGGTTCAGATGGCCTATCATGTGTTGATGGAAGAGCAgttgaaatgaattttcaaaatacacaacatttggtcgatttcatgttTTCATACTATCGAAGTGCAAATATCTCCATGAACAGTCACTGCCAGTTTGAAATTCAACCAGTTACTATTTCCACACAGACTTCAGGGAGAAAATCATTGCTTGACAAATACTTTGACTTTCAAAATGATAAGGCATTATCGAAAGAGGAACAATCATCAGcaaagagaaaaatgtatatgaaaCACTATATGCAGAAAAGAAGGGAATGTTCAAGTTTTAGGGAAAGACAAAATCGCTGTTGTGTAGAGAGCAAACAAAAAGCTAGAGAAAACCCAGAATATAAATTGAAAGATCGAGAAAGCAACCACAAAAGAATTAAGAAGGCTAGACAATGTGAGGAGTTTAGAGAATCTGAACTTAAAGCAAAACAGAGATCCAGAGaagaaatagaaacaaaacaaaaagaaagaaaaaacacacTTAAAGCTAAGACAAAGGCCAGACAAAACAAGGAATTTAGAGAGTCTGAACTTAAAGCAAAACAGAGATCAAGAGaagaaatagaaacaaaacaaaaagaaagaaaaagcaCACTTAAAGCTAAGACAAAGGCCAGACAAAACAAGGAATTTAGAGAGTCTGAACTTAAAGCAAAACAGAGATCCAGAGaagaaatagaaacaaaacaaaaagaaagaaaaagcaCACTTAAAGCTATGACAAAGGCCAGACAAAACAAGGAATTTAGAGAGTCTGAACTTAAAGCAAAACAGAGATCCAGAGAACAAatagatacaaaacaaaaagaaagaaaaagcaCACTTAAAGCTATGACAAAGGCCAGACAAAACAAGGAATTTAGAGAGTCTGAACTTAAAGCAAAACAGAGATCCAGAgaaaaaatagaaacaaaacaaaaagaaagaaaaagcaCACTTAAAGCTAAGACAAAGGCCAGACAAAACAAGGAATTTAGAGAGTCTGAACTTAAAGCAAAACAGAGATCAAGAGAAGaattagaaacaaaacaaaaagaaagaaaaagcaCACTTAAAGCCAAGATAAAGGCTAGACAACGAAAGGAATATTGTGATCTtgaaatagaaatgaaaagGCTTTTAAGGAAGAATCCTTTGCAGTTGGAAAAAGAAAGATTAAAAAAGCAAGAAAATCGGAAAGTTCACCGACAAATGGAGAGGTGTAGAGACAAACTTTCTAAAGCTACAAAAAGAAAAACGTTTGCATTGGTAGACCATGAAAGATTACTAAACAAAAAAAAGACACATAGGTTGTACAATTGA